Proteins encoded within one genomic window of Xylophilus sp. GOD-11R:
- a CDS encoding SulP family inorganic anion transporter — protein sequence MPLNRLRAEWCPSIPRELMAGAVATFALIPEVIAFSFVAGVDPAVGLFASFVIGIVIAFTGGRPAMVSAAAGSVALVAAPLVHAHGLPYLLAAGVLAGLVQIVFGLLRLGVLMRFVSSSVRTGFVNALAILIFSAQLPHLQASHGANAATWALLAAGLALIYLLPRITTAVPSPLVCIVVLTLVAQWMHLPVRTVADLGHLPDALPVFGWPGVPIDLETLRLIALPACAIAMVGLLESMMTASVVDELTDTPSSRNRECTGLGIANVASSLFGGIAGCGMIGQTVSNVRYGGRGRLSTLFAGAFLLILMVLLKPWVSLVPVAALVAIMVMVSASTFDWGSVRALVRHPRSSSFVMLATVAVTVATDNLAAGVATGVLLSGVFFTFKVARLLQVDGNAGDVEAESVGYRVSGQVFFASSELFVESFDVRDVAGRPVTIDVSQAHFWDVTAIAALDKVVERLRRHGSVVEVSGLNAASQRLKLRLGREDA from the coding sequence ATGCCTTTGAACCGTCTTCGCGCCGAGTGGTGCCCCAGCATTCCACGCGAACTCATGGCGGGCGCCGTCGCCACCTTCGCCCTGATTCCCGAAGTGATCGCGTTTTCGTTCGTCGCCGGGGTCGATCCGGCCGTGGGCCTGTTCGCTTCGTTCGTCATCGGCATCGTCATCGCCTTCACCGGCGGCCGGCCGGCCATGGTGTCGGCCGCCGCCGGTTCGGTGGCGCTGGTGGCCGCGCCGCTGGTGCACGCCCACGGCCTGCCCTACCTGCTGGCCGCCGGCGTGCTGGCCGGGCTGGTGCAGATCGTCTTCGGTCTGCTGCGGCTGGGCGTGCTGATGCGATTCGTCTCCAGCTCGGTCCGCACCGGCTTCGTCAATGCGCTGGCGATCCTCATCTTCTCGGCGCAGCTGCCGCACCTGCAGGCCAGCCACGGCGCCAATGCGGCGACCTGGGCGCTGCTCGCCGCCGGCCTGGCCCTCATCTACCTGCTGCCGCGCATCACCACCGCCGTGCCGTCGCCGCTGGTCTGCATCGTGGTGCTGACGCTGGTCGCGCAGTGGATGCACCTGCCGGTGCGCACCGTCGCCGACCTCGGTCATCTGCCCGACGCCCTGCCCGTCTTCGGTTGGCCCGGGGTTCCGATCGACCTGGAGACCCTGCGGCTCATCGCCCTGCCCGCCTGCGCCATCGCGATGGTGGGCCTGCTCGAATCGATGATGACTGCCAGCGTGGTCGACGAGCTCACCGACACGCCCAGCTCGCGCAACCGCGAATGCACCGGGCTCGGCATCGCGAACGTGGCCTCCAGCCTGTTCGGCGGCATCGCCGGCTGCGGGATGATCGGTCAGACGGTAAGCAATGTGCGCTACGGCGGGCGCGGCCGGCTGTCCACGCTGTTCGCCGGCGCCTTCCTGCTGATCCTCATGGTGCTGCTCAAGCCCTGGGTTTCGTTGGTGCCGGTCGCCGCGCTGGTGGCCATCATGGTGATGGTGTCGGCTTCCACCTTCGACTGGGGCTCGGTGCGGGCGCTGGTGCGGCATCCGCGCAGTTCCAGCTTCGTGATGCTGGCGACGGTCGCCGTCACCGTCGCCACCGACAACCTCGCCGCAGGCGTTGCGACCGGGGTGCTGCTGAGCGGCGTGTTCTTCACCTTCAAGGTGGCGCGGCTGCTGCAGGTCGACGGCAATGCGGGCGACGTCGAGGCCGAATCCGTGGGCTATCGCGTCAGCGGCCAGGTGTTCTTCGCGTCCTCGGAGCTGTTCGTGGAATCGTTCGACGTGCGCGATGTGGCCGGCCGGCCGGTGACCATCGACGTGTCGCAGGCGCATTTCTGGGACGTGACCGCCATCGCCGCGCTCGACAAGGTGGTGGAACGACTGCGCCGCCACGGCAGCGTGGTCGAGGTGAGCGGACTGAATGCCGCCAGCCAGCGGCTGAAGCTGCGGCTGGGTCGCGAGGACGCCTGA
- a CDS encoding response regulator transcription factor: MEEADEQRQLLIVEDDEAFARTLSRSFERRGYTVLHAASLEDAQKLLQAHSPGYAVVDLKLNGDASGLACVQALHEHDEDMLIVVLTGFASIGTAVEAIKLGACHYLAKPSNTDDIEAAFGRAEGDVEVEVSNRSSSIKTLEWERIHQTLAETGFNISETARRLGMHRRTLARKLGKQQVK, from the coding sequence ATGGAAGAAGCGGACGAACAGCGTCAACTGCTGATCGTCGAGGACGACGAGGCGTTCGCCCGCACCCTGAGCCGATCGTTCGAGCGACGCGGCTACACCGTGCTGCACGCCGCGAGCCTGGAAGACGCACAGAAGCTGCTGCAGGCGCATTCGCCCGGTTACGCGGTGGTCGACCTCAAGCTCAACGGCGACGCCTCGGGCCTGGCCTGTGTGCAGGCGCTGCACGAGCACGACGAAGACATGCTAATCGTGGTGCTGACCGGCTTCGCCAGCATCGGCACCGCCGTCGAGGCGATCAAGCTCGGCGCCTGTCACTACCTAGCCAAGCCCTCCAATACGGACGACATCGAGGCGGCGTTCGGTCGCGCCGAGGGCGACGTGGAAGTCGAGGTGAGCAACCGGTCGAGTTCGATCAAGACGCTGGAGTGGGAGCGCATCCACCAGACCTTGGCCGAGACCGGCTTCAACATTTCGGAAACCGCCCGCCGCCTGGGCATGCACCGCCGCACGCTGGCGCGCAAGCTCGGCAAGCAGCAGGTGAAGTAG
- a CDS encoding ATP-binding protein, whose protein sequence is MAATNESPQAVMHSAPMAGVASGGDDFDEAIGLKNMQQLIQLRWIAVVGQVVTIGMAHFVFDIALPLRHMAAVIGFLAVFNLASQWRWRSRGEVTNDELFLALLVDVGMLTAQLYLSGGATNPFTFLYLLQVTLAAVLLQTWSIWTMVALTIACVAGLALFGRPLALPPDHNRGLASPFIQGLLICFALNAGLLVIFISRIGRNLRDRDAHLADLRQRAAEEEHVVRIGLLASGAAHELGTPLATLAVILGDWRRMKAFTQDAELLQEVVEMQAQVQRCKTILSGILLSAGEARGESSVQTTVITFLDEIASEWRDSRAVASFEFDNRLAHDLPMVSDTALKQMVYNVLDNALEASPGRVRLEASLDDSSLRLTVTDNGPGFTSEVLAQLGKPYNSTKGRAGGGLGLFLAVNVARTLGGRVHAGNRPMGGAVVHMTLPLAAITLKEGEGRVA, encoded by the coding sequence ATGGCCGCCACGAACGAATCGCCCCAGGCGGTGATGCATTCGGCGCCCATGGCCGGAGTCGCCAGCGGCGGCGACGATTTCGACGAGGCCATCGGCCTCAAGAACATGCAGCAGCTGATCCAGCTGCGCTGGATCGCGGTGGTGGGGCAGGTGGTCACGATCGGCATGGCGCACTTCGTGTTCGACATCGCCTTGCCGCTGCGCCACATGGCCGCGGTGATCGGTTTTCTCGCGGTGTTCAACCTGGCCAGCCAATGGCGCTGGCGCTCGCGCGGCGAGGTGACCAACGACGAGCTGTTTCTGGCGCTGCTGGTCGACGTCGGCATGCTCACCGCCCAGCTTTACCTGAGCGGCGGCGCGACCAATCCCTTCACCTTTCTCTACCTGCTGCAGGTCACGCTGGCCGCGGTGCTGCTGCAGACCTGGTCGATCTGGACCATGGTGGCGCTCACCATCGCCTGCGTGGCGGGGCTGGCGCTGTTCGGCCGGCCGCTGGCATTGCCGCCGGACCACAACCGCGGCCTGGCCAGCCCATTCATCCAGGGCCTGCTGATCTGCTTCGCGCTCAACGCCGGCCTGCTGGTGATCTTCATCAGCCGTATCGGACGCAACCTGCGCGACCGCGATGCCCACCTGGCCGACCTGCGCCAGCGCGCGGCCGAAGAGGAACACGTGGTGCGCATCGGCCTGCTGGCGTCCGGCGCCGCGCACGAGCTGGGTACGCCGCTGGCCACGCTGGCGGTGATCCTGGGCGACTGGCGCCGGATGAAAGCCTTCACCCAGGACGCCGAGCTGCTACAGGAAGTCGTCGAGATGCAGGCGCAGGTGCAGCGTTGCAAGACCATCCTCAGCGGCATCCTGCTGTCGGCCGGCGAGGCGCGCGGCGAATCGTCGGTGCAGACCACGGTGATCACCTTTCTCGACGAGATCGCCAGCGAATGGCGCGATTCCCGCGCGGTGGCCAGCTTCGAATTCGACAACCGCCTGGCCCACGATCTGCCCATGGTTTCGGACACCGCGCTCAAGCAGATGGTCTACAACGTGCTCGACAATGCCCTCGAAGCGTCGCCCGGCCGCGTGCGGCTGGAAGCCTCGCTGGACGACAGCTCGCTGCGGCTGACGGTCACCGACAACGGACCCGGCTTCACCTCCGAGGTGCTGGCCCAGCTGGGCAAGCCCTACAACTCGACCAAGGGCCGGGCAGGCGGCGGGCTGGGGCTGTTCCTGGCGGTCAATGTGGCGCGTACCCTGGGTGGCCGGGTGCACGCCGGCAACCGACCGATGGGCGGTGCGGTCGTACACATGACGCTGCCGCTGGCCGCGATCACCCTGAAGGAGGGCGAAGGACGTGTCGCTTGA
- a CDS encoding SURF1 family protein, producing MAGASLQRGARAPRSKTTAALLAVFFLAAFVAFVLLGSWQVQRRAWKLDLIERVEQRVHAAPTPAPGPDAWAGVSAATDEYRHVTLAGVFLHQKEALVQATTVKGGGFWVLTPFDIGDGTTVLVNRGFVAPENRALASHGGDRPVGLTTVTGLLRMTEPGGGFLRKNDPAGDRWYSRDVAAIAAARGLDRTAPYFVDADAAVWASADEPVGGLTVISFPNSHLVYAVTWFGLAALTVVGAFIWLREERRPRRAA from the coding sequence ATGGCCGGTGCATCCCTGCAGCGGGGCGCCCGGGCCCCGCGCTCCAAGACCACCGCCGCTTTGCTGGCGGTGTTTTTTTTGGCGGCCTTTGTCGCCTTCGTGCTGCTGGGAAGCTGGCAGGTGCAGCGGCGCGCCTGGAAGCTCGACCTGATCGAGCGCGTGGAGCAACGCGTGCACGCCGCGCCCACGCCGGCCCCGGGGCCGGACGCCTGGGCCGGCGTCAGCGCCGCGACGGACGAATACCGCCACGTTACGCTGGCCGGCGTCTTCCTGCACCAGAAGGAAGCGCTGGTGCAGGCGACCACCGTCAAGGGCGGCGGCTTCTGGGTGCTGACGCCGTTCGATATCGGTGACGGCACCACGGTGCTGGTCAACCGGGGTTTCGTGGCGCCGGAAAACCGCGCGCTCGCCTCGCATGGCGGCGACCGACCCGTCGGCCTGACCACCGTGACCGGCCTGCTGCGCATGACCGAGCCCGGCGGCGGCTTCCTGCGCAAGAACGACCCGGCCGGCGACCGCTGGTATTCGCGCGACGTGGCGGCGATCGCCGCGGCCCGTGGGCTCGACCGCACCGCGCCGTATTTCGTCGATGCGGACGCGGCGGTGTGGGCCTCGGCCGACGAGCCGGTCGGCGGGCTGACGGTGATCTCGTTTCCCAACAGTCACCTCGTCTATGCCGTGACCTGGTTCGGCCTGGCCGCGCTCACCGTGGTCGGCGCCTTCATCTGGCTGCGCGAGGAGCGGCGCCCACGCCGCGCCGCCTGA
- the cyoD gene encoding cytochrome o ubiquinol oxidase subunit IV has translation MSTYTENHFQHGRHIAPEDSQLPDEHGHHDDDHGGHSESTLGGYAIGFILSVILTAIPFWIVMTKVFDNSHTTAMVILAFAAVQIVVHMVYFLHMNSRSEGGWSMLAMIFTIIVVVITLSGSLWVMFHLNANMMPVNAHDMKNMP, from the coding sequence ATGAGCACCTACACCGAAAACCACTTCCAGCACGGCCGCCACATAGCGCCCGAAGACAGCCAGCTCCCCGACGAGCACGGCCACCACGACGACGACCACGGCGGTCATTCCGAGAGCACCCTGGGCGGCTACGCCATCGGCTTCATCCTGTCGGTGATCCTGACCGCGATCCCGTTCTGGATCGTCATGACCAAGGTGTTCGACAACTCGCACACCACCGCGATGGTCATCCTGGCCTTCGCCGCGGTGCAGATCGTGGTGCACATGGTGTATTTCCTGCACATGAACAGCCGCTCCGAAGGCGGCTGGAGCATGCTGGCGATGATCTTCACCATCATCGTGGTGGTGATCACGCTGAGCGGGTCGCTCTGGGTCATGTTCCACCTGAACGCCAACATGATGCCGGTCAACGCCCACGACATGAAGAACATGCCCTGA
- the cyoC gene encoding cytochrome o ubiquinol oxidase subunit III, which yields MSNTIATANHGAPGASTEAPRFYLTEEHHVENGTLLGFWLYLMSDCLIFACLFAVYGVLGRSYAAGPSGMELFELPLVALNTAMLLLSSITYGFAILEMQKKKVGSTIFWLGITGLFGLAFLGIEMYEFAHLIHEGAGPQRSAFLSAFFALVGTHGLHVTFGIIWLVVLMFQVGKHGLHSANRRRLMCLSMFWHFLDVVWIGVFTFVYLMGTLP from the coding sequence ATGTCTAACACCATCGCAACCGCCAACCACGGCGCCCCGGGCGCCTCTACGGAAGCTCCGCGCTTCTACCTGACGGAAGAACACCACGTCGAGAACGGTACGCTGCTGGGCTTCTGGCTGTACCTGATGAGCGACTGTCTCATCTTTGCCTGCCTGTTCGCGGTGTACGGCGTGCTCGGCCGCAGCTATGCGGCCGGCCCGTCGGGCATGGAACTGTTCGAGCTGCCGCTGGTGGCGCTCAACACCGCCATGCTGCTGCTGTCTTCCATCACCTATGGCTTTGCCATCCTGGAGATGCAGAAGAAGAAGGTCGGCTCCACCATCTTCTGGCTGGGCATCACCGGGCTGTTCGGCCTCGCCTTCCTCGGCATCGAGATGTACGAGTTCGCGCACCTGATCCACGAAGGTGCCGGCCCGCAACGCAGCGCTTTCCTGTCCGCGTTCTTCGCGCTGGTCGGCACCCACGGTCTGCACGTCACCTTCGGCATCATCTGGCTGGTCGTGCTGATGTTCCAGGTCGGCAAGCACGGCCTGCACAGCGCCAACCGCCGCCGCCTGATGTGCCTGTCGATGTTCTGGCACTTCCTGGACGTCGTCTGGATCGGCGTCTTCACTTTCGTCTACCTGATGGGTACGCTGCCATGA
- the cyoB gene encoding cytochrome o ubiquinol oxidase subunit I: protein MFEHLDLTKLIFGRLSWEAIPFHEPILLVTFIGVLLGGAALVGALTYFKVWGYLWSEWFTSIDHKKIGIMYMILGLVMLLRGFADALMMRAQQALSFGDNAGFLPPHHYDQVFTAHGVIMIFFVAMPFVTGLMNFVVPLQIGARDVAFPFLNNFSFWMTVSGAVLVMASLFVGEFARTGWLAYPPLSGIAFSPDVGVDYYIWSLQIAGVGTLLSGVNLLATIVKMRAPGMTLMKMPIFTWTALCTNVLIVFAFPVLTAVLALLSLDRYVGTNFFSNDLGGNAMMYVNLIWIWGHPEVYILVLPVFGVFSEIVSTFAGKRLFGYASMVYATVVITILSYLVWLHHFFTMGSGASVNSFFGITTMIISIPTGAKIFNWLFTMYRGRIRYEVPMLWTVGFMITFVIGGMTGVLLAVPPADFVLHNSLFLIAHFHNVIIGGVVFGVFAGINYWFPKATGYKLDPFWGKCSFWFWLVGFYLAFMPLYVLGLMGVTRRMSHFDDPSLAIWFRIAAFGAVLIALGIASMLMQFYVTFRDREKLRDHTGDPWNGRTLEWSTASPPPAYNFAFTPRVHDNDAWWDMKNRGYVRPLQGFIAIHMPKNTWAGITLAGLSTVFGFAAIWHMWLLAVVSFVALIVTTIVHTFNYKRDYHISSDDVVREEAERTRMLAAHV, encoded by the coding sequence ATGTTCGAACACCTAGATCTCACGAAGCTCATCTTCGGCCGCCTCTCATGGGAGGCGATTCCATTCCATGAACCTATCTTGCTGGTCACCTTCATCGGCGTGCTGCTCGGCGGCGCCGCGCTGGTCGGTGCCCTGACCTATTTCAAGGTCTGGGGCTACCTCTGGAGCGAGTGGTTCACCAGCATCGACCACAAGAAGATCGGGATCATGTACATGATCCTTGGCCTGGTCATGCTGCTGCGCGGCTTCGCCGATGCGCTGATGATGCGGGCCCAGCAAGCGCTTTCCTTCGGCGACAACGCCGGCTTTCTGCCGCCGCACCACTACGACCAGGTCTTCACCGCCCACGGCGTGATCATGATCTTCTTCGTGGCCATGCCTTTCGTCACCGGCCTGATGAACTTCGTGGTGCCGCTGCAGATCGGCGCGCGCGACGTGGCGTTTCCGTTCCTGAACAACTTCAGCTTCTGGATGACCGTCTCCGGCGCCGTGCTGGTGATGGCTTCGCTGTTCGTCGGCGAATTCGCCCGCACCGGCTGGCTGGCGTATCCGCCGCTTTCGGGCATCGCCTTCAGCCCGGACGTGGGGGTCGACTACTACATCTGGTCGTTGCAGATAGCGGGGGTAGGGACCTTGCTCTCGGGCGTGAACCTGCTGGCGACCATCGTCAAAATGCGCGCGCCCGGCATGACCCTGATGAAGATGCCCATCTTCACCTGGACCGCCCTCTGCACCAACGTGCTGATCGTGTTCGCCTTCCCGGTGCTGACCGCCGTGCTGGCCCTGCTGTCGCTCGACCGTTACGTCGGTACGAACTTCTTCTCGAACGACCTCGGCGGCAACGCCATGATGTATGTCAACCTGATCTGGATCTGGGGTCACCCCGAGGTCTACATCCTGGTGCTGCCGGTCTTCGGCGTGTTCTCGGAGATCGTCTCCACCTTCGCAGGCAAGCGCCTGTTCGGATACGCCTCCATGGTGTACGCCACGGTCGTGATCACCATCCTGTCCTACCTGGTGTGGCTGCACCACTTCTTCACCATGGGTAGCGGGGCGAGCGTCAACTCGTTCTTTGGCATCACCACGATGATCATCTCGATCCCGACCGGGGCGAAGATCTTCAACTGGCTGTTCACCATGTATCGCGGGCGCATCCGCTACGAAGTGCCGATGCTCTGGACCGTGGGCTTCATGATCACCTTCGTGATCGGCGGCATGACCGGCGTGCTGCTGGCCGTTCCCCCGGCCGACTTCGTGCTGCACAACAGCCTGTTTCTGATCGCCCACTTTCACAACGTGATCATCGGCGGCGTGGTGTTCGGCGTGTTCGCCGGCATCAACTACTGGTTCCCCAAGGCCACCGGCTACAAGCTCGACCCGTTCTGGGGCAAGTGCTCGTTCTGGTTCTGGCTGGTCGGCTTCTACCTGGCCTTCATGCCGCTGTACGTGCTGGGCCTGATGGGCGTCACCCGCCGCATGAGCCACTTCGACGATCCGTCGCTGGCCATCTGGTTCCGCATCGCCGCTTTCGGCGCGGTGCTGATCGCCCTGGGCATCGCCTCGATGCTGATGCAGTTCTACGTCACCTTCCGCGACCGCGAGAAGCTGCGCGACCACACCGGCGACCCGTGGAACGGCCGCACCCTGGAATGGTCCACCGCTTCGCCGCCGCCGGCCTACAACTTCGCGTTCACCCCGCGTGTGCACGACAACGACGCCTGGTGGGACATGAAGAACCGTGGCTATGTGCGTCCGCTGCAGGGCTTCATCGCGATCCACATGCCCAAGAACACCTGGGCTGGCATCACGCTGGCGGGCCTGTCCACCGTGTTCGGCTTCGCAGCCATCTGGCACATGTGGCTGCTGGCGGTCGTGTCCTTCGTGGCGCTGATCGTGACCACCATCGTCCATACCTTCAATTACAAGCGCGACTATCACATCTCTTCGGACGACGTCGTCCGCGAGGAAGCTGAACGTACCCGCATGCTGGCCGCCCATGTCTAA
- the cyoA gene encoding ubiquinol oxidase subunit II, with protein MPLLKKLSALLMLAALGLLAGCNAVVMKPSGDIAVQQRDLILISTGLMLLIIIPVIFLTCLFAWRYRASNKEAAYEPDWDHSTGLELIIWSAPLLIIIALGAITWISTHTLDPYRPLDRLEANRAVPTGTKPLEVEVVALDWKWLFIYPEYGIATVNEMAAPVDRPITFRISASSVMNSFFIPALAGQIYAMPGMETKLHAVINAPGEFEGFSANYSGAGFSHMRFKFHGVNTADFDKWVATARAAGGSLDRAGYLELERPSEREPVRKWASVDPALFEAIVNRCVEANRMCMKDMMAIDANGGLDLPGRSNLVASAALPPVAPGVSGRPARTYVASMCTAADPAGAAPVAQPL; from the coding sequence ATGCCATTACTTAAAAAACTCAGCGCATTGCTCATGCTCGCGGCCCTCGGCCTGCTGGCCGGGTGCAATGCAGTCGTCATGAAGCCTTCTGGCGACATCGCAGTTCAGCAACGCGACCTCATCCTGATCTCGACCGGCCTGATGCTGTTGATCATCATCCCGGTGATCTTCCTGACCTGCCTGTTCGCCTGGCGCTACCGCGCCTCGAACAAGGAAGCCGCCTACGAGCCCGACTGGGACCACTCCACCGGTCTCGAACTGATCATCTGGTCGGCACCGCTGCTGATCATCATCGCGCTGGGCGCCATCACCTGGATCAGCACCCACACCCTCGACCCCTACCGTCCGCTCGACCGCCTGGAGGCCAATCGCGCGGTCCCCACCGGCACCAAGCCGCTGGAAGTGGAAGTGGTGGCGCTGGACTGGAAGTGGCTCTTCATCTATCCCGAATACGGCATCGCCACTGTCAACGAAATGGCGGCTCCCGTCGATAGGCCGATCACCTTCCGCATCAGCGCCTCGAGCGTGATGAATTCGTTCTTCATTCCCGCGCTGGCCGGCCAGATCTACGCGATGCCGGGCATGGAGACCAAGCTGCACGCGGTGATCAACGCCCCGGGCGAGTTCGAAGGCTTCTCCGCCAACTACAGCGGCGCGGGCTTCTCGCACATGCGCTTCAAGTTCCACGGCGTCAACACCGCCGATTTCGACAAGTGGGTGGCCACCGCCAGGGCCGCGGGCGGCTCGCTCGACCGCGCCGGCTATCTCGAACTGGAACGCCCGAGCGAACGCGAACCGGTGCGCAAGTGGGCATCGGTCGACCCGGCGCTCTTCGAGGCCATCGTCAACCGCTGCGTCGAAGCCAACCGCATGTGCATGAAGGACATGATGGCCATCGACGCCAACGGAGGCCTGGACCTGCCGGGTCGCTCCAACCTGGTGGCATCGGCCGCACTGCCGCCGGTCGCCCCGGGCGTGTCCGGACGGCCCGCCCGTACCTACGTCGCATCGATGTGCACCGCGGCCGATCCGGCCGGGGCGGCGCCGGTCGCCCAGCCGCTGTAA
- a CDS encoding MFS transporter, with the protein MENDVRDMYDDHGKIAPGEIAIGVVIGRTSEYFDFFVYAIASVLVFPVVFFPFEARLEGTLWAFVIFSFAFIARPIGTIGSMVIQKHLGRGTKLTVALFLLGISTAGIAFLPGYTSLGFTSIVLLSIFRFVQGIALGGAWDGLPSLLALNAPKEKRGWYAMLGQLGAPIGFIIAAGLFVYLHSSLGPKDFFEWGWRYPFYVAFAINVVALFARLRLVVTHEYTKLLEERELEPTKVGELFRTQGFNVFIGAFAALASYALFHLITVFPLSWITLYAAQTVNEVLAIQILGAFIAIPCVIASGWIADRIGRRSTLGALAVAIAVFSFFTPMLLGGGPFAQDAFILIGFVLLGLSYGQASGAVTANFNAAYRYTGAALTSDLAWLLGAGFAPLVALGLSAHFGLAYVSIYLLSGAICTLAVLGLNRRLAADNLPAA; encoded by the coding sequence ATGGAAAACGACGTACGTGACATGTACGACGACCATGGAAAAATCGCTCCCGGTGAAATCGCCATCGGCGTGGTGATCGGCCGCACTTCCGAGTATTTCGACTTCTTCGTTTACGCGATCGCCTCGGTGCTCGTCTTCCCGGTGGTGTTCTTTCCGTTCGAGGCCCGTCTCGAAGGCACCTTGTGGGCCTTCGTGATTTTCTCATTCGCTTTCATCGCCCGGCCGATCGGCACGATCGGGTCCATGGTCATTCAAAAACACCTGGGGCGCGGCACCAAGCTGACGGTGGCGCTGTTCCTGCTGGGCATCTCGACGGCGGGCATCGCGTTCCTGCCGGGCTACACCAGTCTCGGCTTCACGTCCATCGTGTTGCTTTCGATCTTTCGCTTCGTCCAGGGCATCGCGCTCGGCGGCGCCTGGGACGGCCTGCCTTCGCTGCTGGCACTGAACGCGCCGAAGGAAAAGCGCGGCTGGTACGCCATGCTCGGCCAGCTCGGCGCGCCGATCGGTTTCATCATCGCCGCGGGTCTGTTCGTGTACCTGCACAGCAGTCTCGGCCCGAAGGACTTCTTCGAGTGGGGCTGGCGCTATCCGTTCTACGTGGCCTTCGCCATCAACGTGGTGGCGCTCTTTGCCCGCCTGCGACTGGTGGTCACCCACGAATACACCAAGCTGCTCGAAGAGCGTGAACTGGAGCCCACCAAGGTCGGCGAGCTGTTCCGCACGCAGGGCTTCAACGTGTTCATCGGCGCCTTCGCCGCCCTGGCCAGCTACGCGCTGTTCCACCTGATCACCGTGTTTCCGCTGTCGTGGATCACGCTCTACGCCGCGCAGACCGTCAACGAAGTGCTGGCGATCCAGATCCTCGGCGCCTTCATCGCGATCCCCTGCGTGATCGCTTCCGGCTGGATCGCCGACCGCATCGGCCGTCGCAGCACGCTCGGTGCTCTTGCGGTGGCCATCGCGGTCTTCAGCTTCTTCACCCCGATGCTGCTGGGCGGTGGACCTTTCGCCCAGGACGCGTTCATCCTGATCGGCTTCGTGCTGCTGGGCCTGTCGTACGGCCAGGCCTCCGGCGCTGTCACCGCCAATTTCAACGCGGCCTACCGCTACACCGGCGCAGCGCTCACTTCCGATCTGGCCTGGCTGCTCGGTGCCGGCTTCGCACCGCTGGTCGCGCTCGGCCTGTCGGCCCACTTCGGGCTGGCCTATGTCAGCATCTACCTGCTGTCGGGCGCCATCTGCACGCTGGCGGTGTTGGGTCTCAACCGACGCCTGGCGGCGGACAACCTGCCGGCTGCCTGA
- a CDS encoding IclR family transcriptional regulator: MSDTLSHASTAIRRRPVDASSLNGPGGSPTQSLDRALELLDVVVGHTATGISLGSLAAIVGLSKPTAHRLLSGLRSAGMIDYEPGSRRYHPAFKLYSMGQAASGRFDVIHLAAASLERLAEDTADSVFLTARSGDFAVCVARRSGGFPIKASIGDIGDVRPLGLGADGLVLLAALPDSEVERNLERHREAIAATPRCGADEIRRQVSVVRELGHGFAEAAGSAEISALAVGIRGANQQVEATISVVAIASRLTQPRRSSVLQQVLMEVEAVERLMRDRADSRRAA, from the coding sequence ATGTCCGACACCCTGTCCCACGCATCCACCGCCATTCGTCGCCGGCCGGTGGACGCGTCGTCGCTCAACGGGCCCGGCGGCTCGCCCACCCAGAGCCTGGACCGGGCGCTGGAACTGCTCGACGTGGTGGTCGGGCACACCGCCACCGGCATTTCGCTGGGCTCGCTGGCGGCCATCGTGGGCTTGAGCAAACCAACGGCGCATCGCCTGCTCAGCGGGCTGCGCTCGGCCGGCATGATCGATTACGAGCCAGGTTCACGTCGGTACCACCCGGCCTTCAAGCTCTACAGCATGGGGCAGGCGGCGTCGGGCCGTTTCGATGTGATCCACCTGGCCGCCGCCAGCCTGGAGCGACTGGCCGAGGACACGGCCGACTCGGTCTTTCTCACCGCGCGCAGCGGAGATTTCGCCGTGTGCGTGGCGCGGCGCAGCGGCGGGTTTCCGATCAAGGCTTCGATCGGCGATATCGGCGATGTGCGACCGCTCGGACTGGGCGCCGACGGCCTGGTGCTGCTGGCGGCGTTGCCCGACAGCGAGGTTGAACGCAATCTGGAGCGGCATCGCGAGGCGATCGCCGCAACGCCGCGCTGCGGTGCCGACGAAATACGGCGCCAGGTGAGCGTGGTGCGCGAACTCGGCCACGGCTTCGCGGAGGCTGCAGGCTCCGCCGAAATTTCGGCGCTGGCCGTCGGTATCCGGGGGGCGAACCAGCAGGTCGAGGCGACGATCTCGGTGGTGGCGATCGCATCGCGTCTGACTCAGCCTCGGCGCAGCTCCGTTCTGCAGCAGGTGTTGATGGAGGTGGAGGCTGTCGAACGTTTGATGCGTGACCGCGCGGATTCGCGGCGCGCGGCCTGA